A segment of the Daphnia pulex isolate KAP4 chromosome 10, ASM2113471v1 genome:
ctccgctgccttggtggtgtaactcGAGGCAGAATTATACTTTGAGGCTTCGGTGAAGTAGTTCGGGACATCAcaggttgtggtgtaatactcagcGGCCTTGGTAGTGAAGTATGCGGTTGTTGCgcacgttgttgttgtgttagacggcggcgttgcggtttggtatcaaCCATACCCACgaaacatcggtacaccagtggtcgacccaaccatcaaggatacaacaaccaacagcagcacgacgccatagttaactagacggtacataatttgaacattaattttcaaaaataaccgacatattaacaaagagaaaaaataataaagtgaaaaatgatacaaaactatgtaaaaacataataaaatttaccaTTTGGTTGCGAACTGGTATTACGTTcgagaatgcagttggtgacaaatagtgtacagcagttgttgccgtgtcagagatgctcactcaactgatttttttggccttttctctctccttttaaactactttttctcaccctgacccctctcttaagccttgcggctatttaCCTGCTTGAAAATGAGGCAAACgcttcccgttctcacccaacctctacaccaccgcattgacagttttacgtaatgatctccgtgacctttgAAAGTGAACGACatacaaactggcctttccttctgcaggttggcgttgctggggatgggtctgcaaaaaacaatatcaaaattaaaacccaatggattttgctttaaaaaaatggaatcacgATGTAGTACTAGGGCTCTTTGGTGATGCAGCTCGGGCAGCATAAATTGTAgtcttggtggtggtgtacaacaacaaacagcagcacaacgccataattgactagacaataaataatttgaacattaatatgcaataataactgacaaaaaacaatagaaattaatacaaaaacacaagtaacagaatatttactcaTGATTGCGATTTagtgacaaatagtgcacagcagttcttgccgtgtcggagatgctcactcgactgatttccgacgccttttctctctccttttatacgactttttctcaccctgacccctcTCTTAAGCCttacggctattgtacctgcttgataatgatgcaacacgtgtcgtcctcacccaacctctcccccgtcgcatgacacgttttactttaagatctccgtgaccttcgagcgtgaaggaaatgcaaactggcctttccttctttaggttgacgttgctggggatgggtctacaaaaaccaatatcaaaatgaataccaaatggctattgaatacctgcttgataatgatgcaacacgtttcattctcacccaacctctacaacACCGCATTTACAGTTTTACACGATATGTTCCCTTCAAGCGTGAAgaacatgcaaactggccggccCGTCTGTAGGTTCAactctacaatggtaattgaaaaataattaataaacattgCACAGTACCTCTGCATACAAAGTATCGACATAAATATGTCGAAAGTATCCTCTTGGTGAGTTGTGGGCTAGGATTTGTCTTTAGACATGGGAACTAACCCGAAAACAATCCATTCAGCAACAACTGGAAAACCATGTTTTGTCAGAAAGGTTTTCTACCTAATTATGCATTACCATCTTAAATATCacactaataaaaataaatgttaatcaAAACAACTACCTTGCAAATAGAATTTTCTTAGTTTTGTAAGACACAAGCTTGAATTGGACAATTTCATCTTTATTGTCACAAGCACCCATGACACACGAAACCTTAAGTTGAAGATATTACCTGAAAATATTAGGTCAAGAATGAAATGAGAATCTAAATAGTGTGTCATCTATTAaacaatttaaagtttaaCTAACCCAACTTTAAGAATAAAGACCAAAAATATCTCATATGAAGTAAACTCTTCTTTACACTTTACAGccatccaatttctttttcaagttggtcGCAAAGTGTTatggtaaaaatgaaataccagACAGACAGATACTCTAATAGTGCTATCATAGAACAATCCACGAAAAATGTAACAATTACCGAATCACTGAGATAAGAATTATCATGAGAATCGCTTCCACCAGCAATCCAGGCGGCGaccattttgaatattttggacTGGAGTTGAGGGGGAGTGGGCAAGGTTGCATGAATTTGAACAAGGtggatcagaaaaaaagagaagagttaaaaagaacagaaaagaaaaaaaatgaatttatacgAAAATAACATGTAAAATACATCCATTTCATCGAAATAtcataagaaatgtttttctctcacaGTTGGACAAACGAAATACCAGCAGACAATTTAGGTTGAATCAAAACAATTCAAGAGTGCCACCTTGCgataaatcagaaaatttgCGCAAGTAATCATTGCCAAAACCTAATTGATATGTACGAAATGTAGCACTaagcaaattcttttttcaaaataaattggtggccctgaaaagggccgtttaTTTAAGGACGGGAGAAGTTTAAGCCTTGGCGGGTTTGTCGGTCTTCTTGGGCAAGAGAACGGCCTGGATGTTGGGCAAGACACCACCCTGAGCGATGGTGACACCGGAGAGAAGTTTGTTCaactcttcgtcgttgcgGATGGCCAATTGCAAGTGACGAGGGATGATGCGGGTCTTCTTGTTGTCACGGGCGGCGTTACCGGCTAACTCGAGGACCTCAGCGGCCAAGTACTCCATGACGGCAGCCAAGTAGACGGGGGCACCGGCACCGACGCGCTCAGCATACGATCCTTTGCGGAGCATTCGGTGGATACGACCGACGGGGAATTGAAGTCCGGCCCTGCTGGAACGGGTCTTTGACTTTCCCTTGACTTTGCCTCCTTTGCCACGGCCAGACATGTTGAGATGTAGAGTAAGTGAACGCGGTTCCTAAAATCAAGGAACGAAATgataaagtttgaaaaagatgTTGAGGCTTATATACTCACCAGGATCGGATTGATGGTGAACACAGTGAGACCATTTTAAACCAATCGGAAGGGCAGCTGTAAAACATATTCCCGCCATTATTTCGTGTAACACAAGGAAGATTGTGTTAACTACCAgaagctcctcctccttctgcGCTGGAACACGGAACATCTGTCCCACTGCTGGGGTCCCACCCTATTGGTCCTCGGGTCGGAAGAATTTGCTTCTGTCAGGTAAAGAGGGTGAACAagatatgaaataaataccCTCGCCAGACTAACAACCGTCACTGGTATTTGCCTAGTAATCTCAGATTTACTCCAAGTCTCAGAATGCCCCCCAAGGTTAGCGGTAAAGCAGCGAAGAAGGCCGGCAAGGCCCAGAAGAACATCGCCAAGggcgacaagaagaagaagcgcaagagGAAGGAGAGCTACGCCATTTACATCTACAAAGTCTTGAAGCAGGTCCACCCCGACACTGGCATCTCCTCCAAAGCCATGACCATCATGAACAGCttcgtcaacgacattttcgagCGCATCGCTGGAGAGTCGTCCCGTCTTgcccactacaacaagcgTTCGACCATCACCAGCCGGGAAATCCAGACGGCCGTCCGTCTGCTCTTGCCCGGTGAGTTGGCCAAGCACGCCGTGTCTGAAGGCACCAAGGCAGTCACCAAagtacaccagcaccaagtagATTGTTCCTCTTGGTCTCTCTACAAACcaaacggcccttttcagggccaccaaaatattcaagaaatgaaaacaaattaactgCTTTTGGCATTTTTCTAATCCAGTCCAAAACTCGACCCAATTTTTATGACGGAACTTAACGCTTTGTATCTAGACATAGTACGCTCTTCTAAGGTATTTCGGAACAATGCGttgaatagagagaaaaatcgatCACGAAATTCGTCTCCGTAGCAATAGAGTAACTTTTACATTAAGCAAATCGTTAGATACGACGAAaagttattaaatatttcggattcacagttttttttcatttaaaagtagaagttgaaagaaagcgttaaaaaatcaacatatCATAACAGTTTTGATCTATGCCACagcgttttcatttcattcaaatagTGATTCAGATGAAGATCGACCGATAgtgacaaaataattttgcagTAGCACAACTCCAGAAATTGATGTATCAAAAAATTATACTCCGTAAAATCTGAGAAGCATCTGGATATTTTCCGATTCATGTTATTCGGCTGAAAACAGTGAAATGCGTTTCATACCAGCTTTAATatctagaaaaatattttctatgaTGCACGAACACTTACTTAATACTTTAATAGTTAGGACGTATTGCTCCAAAGACCTGTATCAAATcggattgtttttgttattcatgTTAATAGAAAGTCAACTTTAAGAATATGGTTTAAGTGGTtgagaaatctttttctttaagtaaatggtggccctgaaaagggccgattggaTTGAAAGATCAGAGTTTGACTACTAAAGTCAGATTTAACCGCCGAAACCGTACAGAGTGCGGCCCTGGCGTTTCAATGCGTAGACGACGTCCATGGCCGTCACCGTCTTCCTCTTGGCGTGTTCAGTGTAGGTGACGGCGTCACGAATCACGTTCTCAAGGAACACCTTCAACACACCACGGGTCTCCTCGTAGATGAGACCAGAGATTCGCTTGACACCACCACGACGGGCAAGACGACGGATGGCCGGCTTGGTGATTCCCTGGATGTTGTCACGCAAAACTTTGCGATGACGTTTGGCGCCTCCCTTGCCGagtccttttcctcctttgccGCGACCAGTCATTTTGGAATGAGTTTCAGAGATTTGAGCAAATACTGAATGATTAAGCTATCTAAAAGTACAAAGTTTATATACCCCTCCAGACCCCTCGAACGGAACGCCCATTGGTTGAACCTTTGCCAAGCCATCTCTCTGACAAAGAGAAATTCCGttagaaattttttccctcccattttttgAACTAGCCAATCCCTAGCCGTAAACCTTACTTAGTTCCTCAACGTCCGTCTACTTCCTACATATACCAACCGCTTTTCTGTTCGTTTGTTCGAttaattcgaaaattttatcagtttttcGAAATGGCCCGTACTAAGCAGACCGCTCGCAAATCCACCGGTGGCAAGGCGCCCCGCAAACAGTTGGCCACCAAAGCCGCTCGCAAAAGTGCCCCGGCCACAGGAGGAGTCAAGAAACCCCATCGTTATCGTCCCGGCACCGTCGCCCTTCGTGAGATCCGTCGCTACCAAAAGTCGACCGAGCTTCTGATCCGCAAGTTGCCATTCCAGCGCTTGGTCAGAGAAATCGCCCAGGATTTCAAGACCGACTTGCGTTTCCAGAGCTCGGCCGTCATGGCCCTGCAGGAGGCCAGCGAGGCTTACTTGGTGGGTCTTTTCGAAGACACCAACTTGTGCGCCATCCACGCCAAGCGAGTCACCATCATGCCAAAAGACATCCAGCTCGCTCGCCGTATTCGTGGTGAACGTGCCTAAGCGACCTAATACTCCTTGATTTaccaatcggcccttttcagggccaccatttACTAAAGCAAAGATTATCAACCACccatgtttttcatttcaatactATTGTAAATCTTTCTTGCCGTCACAGATTGTTGTAAAGGCAATGGCCTTTACAATAAAGAATAGCAAATAGCCTACTCTTACTTATCACTAACTACTGGTTCCTTCTGAATGTCTTTCCTTATCGATGATTTCAATGTGCCAATGAAAACTGCTACAATTTTTTGCTAAACAAGAACAAACATTGAATCATTATGCACTATTTTTGAACCAAATAAATAGACCGCAAACCATTTAAACAGTGGGaatctgaaaatttttgaacCAACCTGGTTTGTGGTTTGCAAACAAGATCTGGCTGTCGGTTTATTCACGTGATCTTGTGATCGTCGCCACTCATTCTTTCGATCCAAACactttatttaaattcacAACCACATTTCAAACTcctaattatttgtttcaatattATTCCCAGATACAAATAAGAATACGgtagcattttttaaaacaagaacaCAGACGACTATCAAATCTACAGTCTACACCACACAAGAAGGcgaagtaaacaaaacaagccacCTGGTGGCCAATATTTAGAGCtcattcaacatttttgacGGCGCGACCTCTCAAAAACCGATTTGCACAAAAACGAATTGTGCCTCGCGCCTAGCGTCGCCAGTTTCCCTCCGGGACTTTTGGTGTTTAACTTAAATGAGGAAGTGtgcataataaatttttggggGTTAGGGGTAAGGTTATATATAggttaagtattttttcgcgCAATGTAGGGTGTGCTCGGCGCTTATTAtagacataatttttttttgtgtaactATAATCCAGGAGCACGcctaactatttttttttttcggttaccTTTTGACCAGTTTCACAACTTGTATCATTTGGATCCCTATCATGTTGGGATTGAAGTCATTTAATGCAACTTTAAAGCCGGACTATCTAGgcaacacattttgttttctaatgaaGAGAGGcagaattttcttcaactcaCTTATAGATTAGCGAAGTGTGATTTATGGATCAACTTAGTTGAGTAGCCTAGTGAATTTCTTACGAAGCATTCTAAGCCGCATTCTAATTTATGCAACCAACTCAGCGGATTATCCTCCACGAATAACCAATTCCattcgtcatcatttttctaaaatcatttctcaTGACCAAAATGTTAAGCTCTATGTACCGCTTTTCTATTCGAAACTCGGTGTCGTTGGATAGCTGTCACaagcaggggtatggagagaaatcGAACAAAGTTTTTATACGCAAACCGCGATTGGTTGTATTAAATTCCAACTCTTAACAAGTAGTTATACAATTCCAGGAATGAGGGAGCAACGCAATGAAGTAAAGCAATGATTTTAAGACAATAAGACTAGTTTTATCATATGAATGCCCTCATTCCAGTTCGCAAAAACGATGAAATAAGAACAATTTAGAGAAACGGAGTTTGTGTTTCATAACAGTATTTGACACGTTTAATCGCCTTTCTCCAGCGAGAAGCATTTTCATCATTCTCCAATGGCGACatctcttcttcggctttgGCTTCCTCACCACCAGCAGGgacatcatcttcatcgatACCCAAACCCAATTTGATCATGCGGTAGATGCGAGAAGCATGGACGTCTGGCTCTTCCAGGGAGAAACCAGATGACAGCAGAGAGGTTTCAAACAGCAACATGAACAAATCCTTGACGGCTTTGTCGTTCTTGTCAGCCTCTGCTTTGACGCGCAGGGCTTCGACGATGGGATGGTCGAAGTTGATTTCCAAGTGCTTCTTGGCGGCCATGTAATCCATGGTGGAGGTATCCCTCAAAGCCTGAGCCTTCACTTCATGATACGCTCCATGTTGGCGGTCCAGCCGTACTGGGAGGTGACGATACAGCAGGGAGACTTGAAAATGACGACCATCTCGACTTTCTTGTCCGTTTCTtgtggcaaaaataaaagaatttcaatatgGAACATGGAAAACTTACATGAAACTGAAATACCCGATGATGGAGAACATGAAGACTAGGATGAGAGCCAAAACGGCAGTGAGAACGATGGACCTGCCGTTTCGCGTCACTGAGCGGATGACGTTGAGCAGCGTCTCCTCGCGGTAGACAACGTCAAATAaaggacggagaagaagaagggatgGGTGCTGAGTCCGAGGAAGCAAAAGATGAGGTGAACGCCGTGGTAGACAATCTCCGTGTCCGTGCAGATTTTTCTGACGCTCCGCTGGAATGTCCCGGCGTTGCCCATGATGCTCAGCAGATGGACGCCCTTCAACACTACCGTGGCGGTGCCGAGGAGCATCAGTGTGGGTTGAGGGCCGGCTGAGTAAATAAGCCGGAGGATGACTGTCATGATGACGGTCCTTATACCCGACGGTTTGGGTAACATGATGGCCACAGCGGCGGATAGGAGCATGACGGCCCAGATGAGACCTGAATTAATAAAGGGAAAAGATcgttgaaaagatggaaatgggaGTTACTATTCCAAGTTGGGCAGACCTGAGAGGTGAGTGCCAGGATCAGGAGCCGGTCCGCCAGTGTCAAAAGGGTAAAAGAAGGCGACAATCAAGTTGATAATGACGGCCAAATTGAAGAGGATTTGACTCCAGATGAACATGTGCGAGCTGACCCAAAAGAGGAACGGCTGTCCGTGCAATTTCTTCTGCCATTTCATCTCGTCAAACATGTCGTCGACTCCTTCGAAGAAGGCGGCCACTTTCGATCCCTGGTCGTCGCGCTCCGCCGTGTGGAAGACGCGCACTTTCGTGTCGTTGGTCAAATACTCGCACATTTCCGGAATGGGGAAGACAATCTGCTCCATCGTCCGGTCGTGACGGACAATTTCGATTTGCGCCGTGTGATTGGCGTAGTACTGCACGGCCACATCACCACTGACTCCGTCCACTGGCGGCGGTTTCATCAGGGCGGCCAATTCTTTGTTGTGCTGCGCCAATTGGTGgcacaaaatgtaaatgttctGGCCGCCTCTTCTCCACCGACCAACTTTTGGTGATAGGCTTTGCAGGTAACGTCCACCAATTGGCGAGGATTCATGTTGTACAGGATCCTTTCCGCCTTCTCGCTGTCGCCACGACTCTCCATGACAGCCAGCAACAATTTGGAAGCGTTGTGTTTCAACTC
Coding sequences within it:
- the LOC124204900 gene encoding histone H2B.3-like — translated: MPPKVSGKAAKKAGKAQKNIAKGDKKKKRKRKESYAIYIYKVLKQVHPDTGISSKAMTIMNSFVNDIFERIAGESSRLAHYNKRSTITSREIQTAVRLLLPGELAKHAVSEGTKAVTKVHQHQVDCSSWSLYKPNGPFQGHQNIQEMKTN
- the LOC124204902 gene encoding histone H3 — encoded protein: MARTKQTARKSTGGKAPRKQLATKAARKSAPATGGVKKPHRYRPGTVALREIRRYQKSTELLIRKLPFQRLVREIAQDFKTDLRFQSSAVMALQEASEAYLVGLFEDTNLCAIHAKRVTIMPKDIQLARRIRGERA
- the LOC124204907 gene encoding histone H4, with protein sequence MTGRGKGGKGLGKGGAKRHRKVLRDNIQGITKPAIRRLARRGGVKRISGLIYEETRGVLKVFLENVIRDAVTYTEHAKRKTVTAMDVVYALKRQGRTLYGFGG
- the LOC124204905 gene encoding histone H2A, whose product is MSGRGKGGKVKGKSKTRSSRAGLQFPVGRIHRMLRKGSYAERVGAGAPVYLAAVMEYLAAEVLELAGNAARDNKKTRIIPRHLQLAIRNDEELNKLLSGVTIAQGGVLPNIQAVLLPKKTDKPAKA
- the LOC124204899 gene encoding LOW QUALITY PROTEIN: heat shock protein HSP 90-beta-like (The sequence of the model RefSeq protein was modified relative to this genomic sequence to represent the inferred CDS: deleted 2 bases in 1 codon), whose translation is MVVIFKSPCCIVTSQYGWTANMERIMKKAQALRDTSTMDYMAAKKHLEINFDHPIVEALRVKAEADKNDKAVKDLFMLLFETSLLSSGFSLEEPDVHASRIYRMIKLGLGIDEDDVPAGGEEAKAEEEMSPLENDENASRWRKAIKRVKYCYETQTPFL